Proteins encoded within one genomic window of Trichoderma asperellum chromosome 2, complete sequence:
- a CDS encoding putative secondary metabolism biosynthetic enzyme (EggNog:ENOG41~antiSMASH:Cluster_2.1~SMCOG1028:crotonyl-CoA reductase / alcohol dehydrogenase), whose amino-acid sequence MTLPTVQKRWVIMGQGRGLDEYDFADGPIPTVGEYGVLVKLHAASLNYRDHLIPKPKASFKSNYIFHLNLPVVGGSDGAGEVVDVGPKVTKWKKGDRVTALFNPGHQSGQMTMAALHNGSIGGSYDGTFQQYGVFEESWPVRRASNLSYLQGASLSACGVTAWNALYGLKAVKPGEWVLAQGTGGVSLFAIQVR is encoded by the exons ATGACTCTCCCGACAGTTCAGAAGAGATGGGTTATCATGGGGCAGGGAAGAGGCCTTGATGAGTATGACTTTGCCGATGGACCAATCCCTACAGTAGGTGAATATGGAGTTTTAGTCAAACTACATGCGGCCTCGCTAAACTATCGCGATCATTTGATTCCAAAACCAAAGGCCAGTTTTAAA AGCAATTATATATTCCATCTAAATCTTCCTGTTGTCGGTGGATCTGATGGAGCTGGTGAAGTTGTTGACGTTGGACCAAAAGTCACGAAGTGGAAGAAAGGAGATCGAGTTACAGCCCTTTTCAATCCAGGACATCAATCCGGCCAGATGACGATGGCTGCATTGCACAATGGCAGTATAGGCGGCTCTTATGATGGCACTTTTCAGCAATATGGAGTGTTTGAAGAGTCCTGGCCAGTACGCCGAGCCTCTAATTTGTCATATCTCCAGGGTGCATCACTCTCTGCTTGCGGTGTAACAGCATGGAATGCACTTTATGGGCTAAAGGCCGTGAAGCCAGGTGAATGGGTGCTGGCTCAAGGTACTGGCGGCGTGAGCCTCTTTGCGATTCAGGTTCGTTGA
- a CDS encoding putative secondary metabolism biosynthetic enzyme (SMCOG1001:short-chain dehydrogenase/reductase SDR~antiSMASH:Cluster_2.1), whose protein sequence is MSEAKSIIVIGGSRGIGLGIVKQVLSAYPQATVFATARNPDKATELQALSDSNKGRIQIVAVDADDSNSVLQAAAKIGQKIGSLDVVIYNSGVLSGFGNLLDVGAQPLIENMTTNVYGAYHVAVAFVPLLLKSKYERKSLVFLSSSFASMQLADEITAVHEEAFGKGFDATALYNVSKTALNRLGKELDTVLARQGLPVLLVHPGLVKTDMNAYGNIEVPESATGVVNVIQTYTPGKKNFYSWNGDALPW, encoded by the exons ATGTCCGAAGCAAAGTCAATCATTGTTATTGGTGGCTCGCGTGGCATTGGCCTGGGCATAGTGAAACAGGTG TTGTCTGCTTACCCCCAAGCCACTGTTTTTGCCACTGCCAGAAACCCCGATAAGGCAACTGAGCTTCAGGCTCTTTCCGACTCAAACAAAGGAAGAATTCAGATTGTGGCTGTTGATGCAGATGACTCAAATTCTGTTCTCCAGGCTGCTGCTAAAATTGGACAAAAAATTGGGTCTCTAGATGTTGTGATTTACAATTCTGGCGTTTTGAGTGGATTTGGAAATCTGCTTGACGTGGGCGCTCAGCCTTTGATTGAGAACATGACTACGAATGTTTATGGCGCGTACCACGTTGCTGTTGCGTTCGTGCCGCTTTTATTGAAGTCCAAATACGAGAGGAAGTCTCTggtcttcctttcttcctcgttTGCTTCTATGCAGCTGGCCGATGAGATTACTGCGGTTCACGAAGAGGCATTTGGAAAAGGATTTGACGCGACAGCACTGTATAACGTTTCAAAG ACTGCTTTGAATCGTCTAGGAAAGGAGCTTGACACTGTTCTGGCCCGACAGGGTTTGCCTGTTCTTTTGGTTCATCCTGGATTGGTGAAGACTGATATGAACGCTTATGGAAATATTGAAGTGCCGGAAAGTGCCACTGGAGT TGTTAATGTAATCCAAACCTATACCCCCGGGAAGAAGAACTTCTACAGCTGGAATGGCGATGCGCTGCCGtggtaa